A single Suricata suricatta isolate VVHF042 chromosome 2, meerkat_22Aug2017_6uvM2_HiC, whole genome shotgun sequence DNA region contains:
- the NOM1 gene encoding nucleolar MIF4G domain-containing protein 1, which yields MAASASAGVTGRRGRRGRGQHGRGGRRRPGGGTEGALKRLKLAVEEFVQATSEGETPGGPAGPRAEGRVRRGGRKSRRELRKEKRHLKKARRLQRTAGPEQEEDREIRKLERCLGLNKRRRKGDGSSVPLSFARDGLDYVLGALGSGGTSGLYEGSSDDEAEDAGQTVPESDLESDTEDEREEEEEEEEEAGAQSEEDDVEEKPKKAAGGRAERERDRKRVRFAEETRETPSEDADTDAAAQQNLCGNGGKYVPPHVRQAETVSGEKKEGLERLRRHVQGLINRLSEPSMASISGQLEELYLAHSRKDMNDTLTGVLLSACAPGAAMPGRLVMEHVLLLSILHHTVGVEVGAHFVEAAVRRIDAAYGAGGGHRECENLFAVLAHLYNFHVLHSLLIFDILRKLVGTFTEKDIELILLMLKNVGFSLRKDDALSLKELIVEAQAKASEAGVKFRDQTRVRFMLETMLALKNNDLRKIPGYDPEPVERLRKLQRALVRGAGLGTDTQLRVSWDSILNAEQTGRWWVVGSAWSGAPMIDSRQQKIPERQPAGTVSGKILELARKQRMNTDVRRNIFCTIMTSEDFLDAFEKLVKLGLRDQQEREIVHVLVDCCLQEKSFNPFYAFLASRFCEHQRKFQMTFQFSIWDKFRDLENLPASNFSNLVHLVAHLLKTKSLTLSILKVVEFSELDKPRVHFLRKVLYMLLMETDVEDLTSIFTRVCDRPELDALRDGLRLFISHFLLRRAPAGAEEAGALRERAGLCAQCLQGRAALRM from the exons ATGGCGGCGTCCGCAAGCGCCGGCGTGACGGGCCGGCGAGGGCGCCGGGGGCGCGGACAGCACGGACGCGGGGGGCGCCGCCGACCGGGGGGCGGCACGGAGGGGGCCCTGAAGCGACTGAAGCTAGCGGTGGAGGAGTTCGTGCAGGCCACCTCCGAGGGTGAGACACCCGGCGGCCCCGCGGGGCCCCGGGCGGAGGGGCGCGTGCGCCGGGGCGGGAGGAAAAGCCGCCGAGAGCTGAGGAAGGAGAAGCGGCATCTGAAGAAGGCGCGCCGGCTGCAGAGGACTGCGGGCCCCGAGCAG GAGGAGGACCGGGAGATCCGAAAGCTGGAGCGGTGCCTCGGCTTGAACAAGCGCAGAAGGAAGGGCGACGGTAGCTCCGTGCCGCTCAGCTTTGCTCGCGATGGGCTCGACTACGTTCTGGGAGCCCTGGGGTCCGGAGGAACTAGCGGCTTGTACGAAGGCAGTAGTGACGACGAGGCAGAGGACGCCGGACAGACTGTCCCCGAAAGTGACTTAGAGAGCGACACCGAGGacgaaagggaggaggaagaggaggaggaagaggaagcggGAGCGCAGAGTGAGGAGGACGACGTGGAAGAGAAGCCAAAAAAAGCGGCAGGAGGGAGAGCGGAacgggaaagggacagaaagagggtcCGTTTTGCAGAAGAAACGAGGGAAACTCCCTCCGAGGACGCGGACACAGACGCAGCAGCTCAG CAGAACCTTTGCGGAAACGGTGGAAAGTACGTCCCCCCTCACGTGAGGCAGGCTGAGACCGTGAGTGGTGAGAAAAAGGAGGGACTGGAGAGACTGAGGCGACACGTCCAGGGTCTCATCAACAG GTTGAGCGAGCCGAGCATGGCCTCCATAAGCGGGCAGCTGGAGGAGCTGTACCTGGCCCACAGCAGGAAGGACATGAACGACACGCTGACGGGCGTCCTGCTGAGCGCCTGCGCCCCAGGCGCGGCCATGCCGGGCAGGCTGGTGATGGAGCACGTGCTGCTGCTCAGCATCCTCCACCACACGGTGGGCGTGGAG GTCGGGGCGCACTTCGTGGAGGCCGCGGTGAGGAGGATCGACGCCGCCTACGGGGCCGGAGGCGGGCACAGGGAGTGCGAGAACCTGTTCGCCGTCCTCGCGCACCTGTACAACTTCCACGTGCTGCACTCGCTGCTTATCTTCGACATCCTGAGAAAACTCGTCGGAACTTTCACAGAAAAAGATATTGAACTGATCCTGTTGATGCTGAAAAACGTGGGCTTTTCACTGAGAAAAGATGACGCGTTGTCACTTAAGGAGCTGATCGTGGAGGCGCAGGCCAAGGCCAGCGAGGCGGGTGTCAAGTTCCGGGACCAGACGAGG GTCCGGTTTATGCTGGAGACCATGCTGGCGCTGAAGAACAACGACCTGCGCAAGATCCCCGGCTACGACCCCGAGCCCGTGGAGCGGCTGCGGAAGCTGCAGAGGGCCCTG GTGCGCGGCGCCGGCCTGGGCACAGACACGCAGCTCCGTGTCTCCTGGGACAGCATCCTGAACGCCGAGCAGACCGGGCGCTGGTGGGTCGTGGGGTCTGCGTGGAGCGGCGCCCCGATGATTGACAGCAGGCAGCAGAAGATCCCAGAGAGGCAGCCCGCGGGCACG GTTAGCGGGAAGATACTCGAACTCGCCAGGAAGCAGAGAATGAACACCGACGTCAGGAGAAACATATTCTGTACAATAATGACAAGTGAAGACTTTCTGGATGCATTTGAGAAGCTTGTGAA GCTTGGCCTCAGGgaccagcaggagagggagatcGTCCACGTCCTCGTGGACTGCTGCCTTCAGGAGAAGAGCTTCAACCCCTTCTACGCATTCCTGGCCAGCAGGTTCTGTGAGCACCAGCGGAAGTTCCAG ATGACTTTCCAGTTCAGCATATGGGATAAATTCCGGGACTTGGAAAACTTGCCAGCCAGCAATTTCTCTAATTTGGTTCACCTGGTGGCCCACTTGTTGAAGACAAAGTCACTTACGCTTTCGATTTTAAAG GTAGTTGAATTCAGTGAATTGGATAAACCCAGAGTCCACTTTTTACGAAAAGTGTTATATATGCTGTTAATGGAAACTGACGTTGAAGACCTTACTTCAATTTTTACAAG GGTGTGTGACCGCCCGGAGCTGGACGCCCTGAGAGACGGCCTGAGGCTCTTCATCAGCCACTTTCTGCTGCGGCGGGCGCCGGCGGGCGCGGAGGAGGCCGGGGCGCTGAGGGAGCGGGCCGGCCTGTGCGCCCAGTGTCTGCAGGGCCGGGCCGCGCTGCGGATGTAG